The Nakaseomyces glabratus chromosome H, complete sequence genome segment GAGCCAGCAAAAGTAGAAGACTTTTCTGGATTTCGAGTATCCAAAATATGCAACAATCGGCCAATGTCGTCCATGTACAACACcttattattgaaaatttgAACAATGGGCTTGATATTTGAATTATTCTTCTCAAAAGCAAGCTTATCCAGCTTGTCAGCATCAATAACATTAAAACTATCCAGGGAAGGCTGCTCATTTGATCTGACAAACACATGCTTGCAGCTAAGTTTTTCTATATTCCATAAAGTAAAAAATGCGCTATCAACACCTCCACAAACTACCAAGAGAGATTTGTTCTCTTGTTCCATAATCGCCAATTTGTTAATAGGCAGTGATTCTCCAAATGTCCACGCTCTTATCTGCACAAAATATCTTGCATCCCACATTTCAATTATACCTGATACTGTGCCAAAAAACAAGAGgttatttttatcatctAAAACCATAGATATAGTACAGCCATAATCAGCATTCAGTTCTAGTTTTTCAATAACTTTCATGGTTCTTATGTCAAACAAGTAAACATTGGAGTAATTGGACAGCACAACTAATTGAAATTGGTCATTATTTGGACAGCATTCTATCTGGATGGGGTATTCCGAAGAATTCTCTCCAATTAAGTTTAGTGAACGAATGCATATAAGCTCTTGAAGGTTTTTCGCCTTTCCATTTTTCGATAGAGAGATCctaaatatcaaaatttcacTAGATTTTAGGCCCACACAAAAAGAGTCATATCCAGACAGGCCCTTAATACAAGTAATCTCAGCAGAGCATTCATAGTATAGTGGCCTTGTGATAGACTTTTCATTTGCTAGCCTATCTATATCCCACACAGTCAATGCACCTTGGTCTGAACCATAAATCATGAAAGATTTCGTTCCTAAAAGGACTTCTGATTGCAATAGCGTTCCATCAAAAATCTGAGGGTATGATCTTACAAACTTTCCATGTAAATTAATAACATCGGCTTCAGCAGTTGTGTTTTCCGAAACAAATCCAAACTCCTTGTATTCTTTCAAGGATggcaaaatatttaattgcttcaaatatttttctataattttATCTTGACCTTCATAACTACTCTTGACAATAAAATTCGCTGGCTGATTCCTAGCGGATAAGTGTGCATGTCCTTCACTGTGATTGTTTGTTGGCTCTAATTGcacatatatattcttcAGGTTTGATAATGTGGTTGGAATTCTTGGagttttgaaaatgagAGAGCCTTTCATTTCGATAACCTTAGAATGATTATCAGTAAATGTATTAGATTCAGATTCTTTAATGCTATTAGTGTTTGTTACATCGAGATCATTAAATGTGAGAGTTTCGGGATGTAAAAATTCTATGTCAAAAAACACTGTATTCGGCATGACATTTTCAATTGAGAAATTACTAGGTGTCAGACTTAGCTTTGATACAATACTGGTTACTGTTTCTGGTTTCTTTGATGATGATCTGCTGCTGCGTACAACGTATTCTCTTAAGGCTACAATCTTCCACAATTCATTGTCTGTTAATCCTGAGTTTTTAAATTTATCTATCCAAAACTTATCTTCAAGTGTTAGGGGAATGTTTTCGTTTTCATTTGTATGTAAGTGAATATTAGATTCCACTTTCATTGTTTTTAAACCATAATTCTCCTTCACATATCTCTTGTCGACAAAATTTATCGTCGAGTTGCCGAATGCATCTACATAGTTTGTAGTAACTCTTTGCCAAAAGAATGTTTTCTTGGATCTATTATTCCAGCTTCTTAATAGGTTGTAAGTATTTCGAGAAACTGGCAATTTTGCGCAGCTTATTAGCATATCACCAGTAAAATCaacatcaaaatcaaaaaaaggTCTCAATACGGGATATAGCACACAGTAAACTTCTGCTTTACTCATTTGGTTAATACATTCAACTAGGGTGGTTAGAACAAAATTTCTTATCCAGCTATTTGGGTGTAATATCAATGGAGAtaaaaattttgtaataTCATAAAAATACTTTTTATTAACGAATCTAGTTTTTAGAAGgtctttcaaattttttaaaacGCTTACCACTActaattcttcttcatcagttaTCGTTTGTATTATTAATGGAAGAATATATTGCTCCATAGTGATCGGACCAAGAAGTATTGCGATTCCTGAAATACACTCTACTAAATACATTCTCAGCGCTGGATCTCTATCATTCAAGTATGTTATTAGATGACTTAGAATAACGTcgtttgttttttctcttccaaAGTATTTACACAGTGGGAGAATATTTTTCAGAAGTGCGACCTTAACACTGATTTCAGGATCAGTTAGTATTGATACTGTCAAGTCTTCAAATAACTGCTGTAATTTACGGGAGTACTTTCTTATTACTTCGATACTTTCAAAATCATGAACAATATTTGGAATTGTTGATGACTGCATTGTGTGACAATATTCTTGAAAAAGATTTGCTTTTAATGCTAGATCACTTAAGTTACTGGCTATTGCAACCCTAACTAAACTCTCTTCTTGTCCATTCTGAAGCAAAGCTTGTACACGAGGAAGTAAGtaatcaacaaaaatattttcgTTTAGTTGATTTGGATGTTTCACTTCCTTTATGAGTGTAGTTACACAATTCATTGCCATAACTTTAACTCTAGTAGAGTCATCTTCTAGAGCAGCTACAAGATATGGCAATGTCCGGTCTAATTTTGTATCATCTAACACAAACAATGAAAAGGCTAAAATTAATTGTAAAGCTTTGACTTTATTTTCTGGAAACTGGAGATTTCTGAATTCCTTGCACAAGAACACtaaaattattaatgaAACTTCATTCTGTATTGACGCGGTAATTTTATCTGTTTCATAATTTTCCAATCTTAAAAGTTTATCTGATACTCTCAAAAAACTGTCTTTTGTATTATAGTTCATATCCTCTTGATCTAATACGGGAAGTTTCAGACTTTTACATATTCTCCCAAAGTCgcaataaatttttatcaatatttcGTCTATACTTCCTAAATGATCTTGTAGCGTGGTGTTGACCTCAATTTGATCAGCACAAGGAACACTGGTGCCTAGGGTTACCAAAGTTTTACAGTAATCatataaaaaatcataaaACGTGTCTGGAAAATAGATTGTTCTATATTTCTCTAGTAGTTCGTGTGCTGATAGTCTCTTCTTGGGGTCCACTTGCAACATATCCTGAAGTATATCTTTGAGTACAGGTGAACTTTTCGATATAGTTTGGGGAAGAATGTCATTCAAAGTATAATCACCACTTTTGTATTTGAACAATTGAGACAAATTGAAAAGCGCTGCTCCATCTAGATACAGCTCCGCTATACAGCATCCGAGACTGAATATGTCCATTTCCTTTGTTGCTTGATGTACCCCATCACCTGAAGCCTTAGCGGAATCAAACTTTTCTGGTGCCAGGTAGCAAGCTCTTCTTTTTGAAgtatcaaaataaaatgaaaactCGCCAGGGTTATCATCTGGAATGTATGCCGGTTTTATATTAGAGCAAAAATCAGAGAGCACCACCCAATCCCAGCTTGTTAATAACAGATTCTCGGTTTTAATGTCACCATGGATTACATCGAGATCATGTATATCTTTCAATGCCTGTAGCAACTGGAACACAACAAATTTGGTCTCAATCTCAGTGAAATAAGGTCTGGTACTTAGTCTATCATATAAATTTGTCTTCAAATGTTGTCGTACTAGGTACCCACATCTTGTagattcaaatattttgctATAGTTCAACACATTGGGTAATGCACTAAGTAATACTGCTTCTCTTTTCAATCTCTGTATGATTTTCTCTAATGAACTGTCTTCCTTGGGCTTTATAAACACTTTAACAACTATTTCACCATTAGGATCCAGGGCCTTACATGTCTTCAGAAAGCGTGAGTTGTTTAATTGAGACACATAATGAGTTTCATCTAATATATCGATGTATGAGAAGATACCAATCGATGGTGCTGTCTGTGCCAGCAAAGACAACTGTCCACCCATCACTTCCAATTTTTGGCCTACACACTATATGAGTTGATGTTTACCTTGTTGTGATAGAACTTCTACTTATAGGAAACAATGCCATGCTTTGTGCTTCTTATTCAGTTTTAAAGGGTTATTGTGTGAAATTTTGTTGACGTTTGTTGTTATAGCGGGAAAATACAGTAAGATGGGCATCGCATTAAACAACGATGGGTAGATGTAATGCCATAGAATGTTTAAGTAATGGTTCTAtttaataatatacaataagacttgttgttgttgaacAAATATATACTGCATGGGTTTGCGCATACTAGTTGAAGGTGTAAACCAACAACTCATATCATGGGAATGGCAATAACCTTCTTATATTCTGAAATATTCATGATCTAATTGCTCAATTGGAGATGTTTCATGAAAGCCAGATTGTTTTGTCAGGATCTCTAGATTTCTGGCAGAGATCTTCTCCACTTCTTCGTTATATAGACCACAGAATTCCAGAGCCTCGCTTGGTGGAATTGTCTTTCTCCCATCTTTCAAGACATACTTAGTTAAGGACAAAGAGCATAGGTTCTTACCATTGTTTGTTGTGAACTTACTCATGACATATATCCACTTATTATCCCAGCATAGGATGGATGACTTCACTGCATACTTTTGGAATGGTTTGATctctttcaagaaattggtAAAAACATTAGCGACAGGGACGTAAGGCCATTTCTTAGCGTTAATAAACAATTTTTGGAAGATCTTAGTCATCAAATCACCTCTAGATATGTCTAATTCCTCGAAGTAAGTGCTGTTACTTTTgtggaaataaaaatcacACTCAAAAGGGGACGCATAAGTATCTAATTCAGCATAGGCAAAGCATCCATACTTGTTAGACTGAAGTTTCTTGATAATTGCAGTATCTTTACCAAAGAAGTATGGGCTAATGATGTTCCCAAAAGTGTAGTAATAGAACCTGAAGAAATAAGCACCTGGAAGTGACTTAAAGGAAGAAACAAGGTATATTATGAACAATATAGCCAAAATACCCATCTTTATTCGCTAATAGTATTTGATCGGCCTAGTAACTGTATATGAGATACTTCACCAAATATAGATGGCATATATTTATACCAATTGAATCACCAACGGATGAGCAATTGGATTAGACAATTGATCTATTTCGGTGTAGTAAGTGGTGGTGTTATACCCGATGCATTATCGCGTCCGCAGTGATGGCAACATGAGTATAGCTATTCTGCACTCACAGTAGCAAATTCAAGAATTAATCggcatatatatacttaGTAAAACACATCTATTTTGGTACTGAACTACTGAAAATGATCGATTAAGCTTGGGACACAAGTTATGAAACTATAGGATCTCACAATAAACTTGCTTTAATACCTTTAGCAAGATTAACTCGTTTTATACGTGTAACAGTTTTAGGATTCCATGTCAGCTTGAACTCTAACAGGAATACTGCTCATCTAGCACAACAATAGCCTTACAATACCCTTGAACAGTAATACATGAACGTTTTCATGGTGTATTGCCAACAAATTTATAAACTGGATGCATAAGCGGGATAGAGATTTCCTGTAATACCTAGCTTTCTAAATCCTGAAAAGAATTAGTGGGCACACGACGACGACAACAACAGCTAGTCCCAATCAAGAAACAGTGGGCGGAACTAATAATCGAATCAGAATATCAATTAACATTTCAGCATGCCACCTAAGGAGGTGAAAGACACTGTTAAGAAATCTGGTCGGGGGAGAAAGAGTAAAGAGGATGCTGCGAGTTTGCAATTTGAACAAGACTGCATAAACGCATTCACTAGGCGTGTACTAAAGGAGAAGGCCGGAAATTACAGGCCTTTAAAGAGGGGTATTGATGGTAAATTCATATATCCACATGCATCTGGCGTTACTACAAATAGAGGCAACAAACTGTTGCAAGGGAGCGAACTGATCTCCAGGAACAGATTGGACACATCACGGCCGTTAGAGGAAGAGAAAGTATTCTACAATGGTTCTGAGCATAGACTTCTCCAAAGTACTCGAAAGAGAATGAAGTTCCCTACGATTCCACAATCTGAATCAGTGCTCCAGACGTTGCCTACAGATGATCCATTGGAAGAGGACtttgatgaaataaataacCTGTCAAAGCTTGTAAATGTACGGGAATTATTGACAccaatatcatcattagCTGATATTTGTAAAAGGGATTCTATCAAAAGGACTTTTAATAGGACTATTCTAAAAGATTTGGCACTGAACTGTATTTTGATGattgaaaaagaacaaaactCAGTGACTACTTACTCACAACTACTGGATGTATTTCTAGGTGACTACCCAACGCCAATATACGAAAAAACGCTACGATTACCTAAATATGATCATAGTCTCACgttgaaagaagaagacttAGAGGACGGATCACAATTAGAACTTATAAACTCGGATACAAGGAACGCTAACGATAAAGATAAACAGGCCAGGGTTACAATGTTTACTAGAAAAATACCTACACATACATATTATGATCTACTGGAGGAGTCTAAGACACAACAAGATGATAAAACTGATGACGAAAtagcagaagaagattctGATCCATTCTTCGCAGTACCGAATTTGGCCCTACCAGAATCCTACCAGAAGTTATTACCAGAAACTGCTTCACCTAGAGTTTTGGAAGAAGTAGAAAATGCAAGGCAGCTAGTTCAGATAGCATTACAGAGAAATCAAGAATTCATAAGGAACCTTCAAAAGATCAGGGGATGTATTGTTAAATGCAATAGAATTAGAGAACGTATTACTTCCTGGAGTCGTGAATACGCAAGTATACCCGAAGAAGGTGTTACAGTGCCGAATGCGTTAAGAGCAGCTAAGCGTGGTATCATAAGTGCCACGACAAATAGATCAATGAGTGTGGATGAAGGTGTACGAGATGGTCAGGGTGATAAAGAGGATGAGGAGTAGGACTAAAAGTATGTTGGTGCGTACTaagcaattttttgtatcattattttataCCATGGGTTCATCACATACAAGTATAGTTTAACAGTTGTAGTTACGGATAGAGAGGATTTTAATAAATAGTTTATGATT includes the following:
- the VPS15 gene encoding ubiquitin-binding serine/threonine protein kinase VPS15 (CAGL0H08437g~Ortholog(s) have protein serine/threonine kinase activity, ubiquitin binding activity) yields the protein MGGQLSLLAQTAPSIGIFSYIDILDETHYVSQLNNSRFLKTCKALDPNGEIVVKVFIKPKEDSSLEKIIQRLKREAVLLSALPNVLNYSKIFESTRCGYLVRQHLKTNLYDRLSTRPYFTEIETKFVVFQLLQALKDIHDLDVIHGDIKTENLLLTSWDWVVLSDFCSNIKPAYIPDDNPGEFSFYFDTSKRRACYLAPEKFDSAKASGDGVHQATKEMDIFSLGCCIAELYLDGAALFNLSQLFKYKSGDYTLNDILPQTISKSSPVLKDILQDMLQVDPKKRLSAHELLEKYRTIYFPDTFYDFLYDYCKTLVTLGTSVPCADQIEVNTTLQDHLGSIDEILIKIYCDFGRICKSLKLPVLDQEDMNYNTKDSFLRVSDKLLRLENYETDKITASIQNEVSLIILVFLCKEFRNLQFPENKVKALQLILAFSLFVLDDTKLDRTLPYLVAALEDDSTRVKVMAMNCVTTLIKEVKHPNQLNENIFVDYLLPRVQALLQNGQEESLVRVAIASNLSDLALKANLFQEYCHTMQSSTIPNIVHDFESIEVIRKYSRKLQQLFEDLTVSILTDPEISVKVALLKNILPLCKYFGREKTNDVILSHLITYLNDRDPALRMYLVECISGIAILLGPITMEQYILPLIIQTITDEEELVVVSVLKNLKDLLKTRFVNKKYFYDITKFLSPLILHPNSWIRNFVLTTLVECINQMSKAEVYCVLYPVLRPFFDFDVDFTGDMLISCAKLPVSRNTYNLLRSWNNRSKKTFFWQRVTTNYVDAFGNSTINFVDKRYVKENYGLKTMKVESNIHLHTNENENIPLTLEDKFWIDKFKNSGLTDNELWKIVALREYVVRSSRSSSKKPETVTSIVSKLSLTPSNFSIENVMPNTVFFDIEFLHPETLTFNDLDVTNTNSIKESESNTFTDNHSKVIEMKGSLIFKTPRIPTTLSNLKNIYVQLEPTNNHSEGHAHLSARNQPANFIVKSSYEGQDKIIEKYLKQLNILPSLKEYKEFGFVSENTTAEADVINLHGKFVRSYPQIFDGTLLQSEVLLGTKSFMIYGSDQGALTVWDIDRLANEKSITRPLYYECSAEITCIKGLSGYDSFCVGLKSSEILIFRISLSKNGKAKNLQELICIRSLNLIGENSSEYPIQIECCPNNDQFQLVVLSNYSNVYLFDIRTMKVIEKLELNADYGCTISMVLDDKNNLLFFGTVSGIIEMWDARYFVQIRAWTFGESLPINKLAIMEQENKSLLVVCGGVDSAFFTLWNIEKLSCKHVFVRSNEQPSLDSFNVIDADKLDKLAFEKNNSNIKPIVQIFNNKVLYMDDIGRLLHILDTRNPEKSSTFAGSKVELHSFSVLQVTASLTMSLQKHNYQKEVNNSNYTSSRVMTVNVFQLKNKPYMLLTDEEGYINIYT
- a CDS encoding uncharacterized protein (CAGL0H08459g~Ortholog(s) have endoplasmic reticulum localization), with the protein product MGILAILFIIYLVSSFKSLPGAYFFRFYYYTFGNIISPYFFGKDTAIIKKLQSNKYGCFAYAELDTYASPFECDFYFHKSNSTYFEELDISRGDLMTKIFQKLFINAKKWPYVPVANVFTNFLKEIKPFQKYAVKSSILCWDNKWIYVMSKFTTNNGKNLCSLSLTKYVLKDGRKTIPPSEALEFCGLYNEEVEKISARNLEILTKQSGFHETSPIEQLDHEYFRI
- the RXT2 gene encoding Rxt2p (CAGL0H08481g~Protein of unknown function) translates to MPPKEVKDTVKKSGRGRKSKEDAASLQFEQDCINAFTRRVLKEKAGNYRPLKRGIDGKFIYPHASGVTTNRGNKLLQGSELISRNRLDTSRPLEEEKVFYNGSEHRLLQSTRKRMKFPTIPQSESVLQTLPTDDPLEEDFDEINNLSKLVNVRELLTPISSLADICKRDSIKRTFNRTILKDLALNCILMIEKEQNSVTTYSQLLDVFLGDYPTPIYEKTLRLPKYDHSLTLKEEDLEDGSQLELINSDTRNANDKDKQARVTMFTRKIPTHTYYDLLEESKTQQDDKTDDEIAEEDSDPFFAVPNLALPESYQKLLPETASPRVLEEVENARQLVQIALQRNQEFIRNLQKIRGCIVKCNRIRERITSWSREYASIPEEGVTVPNALRAAKRGIISATTNRSMSVDEGVRDGQGDKEDEE